The Gossypium hirsutum isolate 1008001.06 chromosome D06, Gossypium_hirsutum_v2.1, whole genome shotgun sequence genome contains the following window.
atttaaatattataatattaataaattttaacttcatttaaatatatattttttactttataatataatacttaaaatgattttttatttcccaaaatactTTTTAATAGTAATTTGAGAAGCCCAGCCCAGGAAAGCGTCGATATTCACTATGCTACGGCGTGATGCGGCGACGTTTTAACAGCCTGCCTTGTTTTGCTTTGCAAGAGCAAACAAAGGCCAGAACCGAAGGTATTTTTTTTCTACGAAAAATACCAGCATCGCTAAGCTTTCTCGTTGCTGAATCTCTCCCTTTGTCACAAGTAAACCATCTCTCAGTTATTCTTTTCGAGTTAAGTTACTTCCCAGAAATAaactattttttccttttttttttcttttttttttctattttaggttTTGGTAGATCTAATAAGATCAAGTCGATCCAAACATGTTTCTCACCAGGTACCAAATCAAAGCATATTTATTACTgctaaactttaattattttttttttttccttttaaatgtTTGGTTGTTGGCCTTGTAGAACTGAGTATGACCGTGGAGTGAACACATTTTCTCCGGAAGGGAGATTGTTCCAGGTGGAATATGCTATTGAGGCCATCAAGGTAAAACCTTTTTctgtttatttcctttgaaaatcaCCCAACTTAAGAGTTTTCTctaggaaaatatttttttctcagaTTAGCATATTTATCCCTTTTGGGTGTATTTTAATGTAAAtggcttcttctttttcttttctttttttttggggggggggattGAACTGCAGCTGGGTTCAACTGCAATTGGGTTGAAGACAAAAGAAGGTGTCGTTCTGGCTGTTGAGAAGCGTATTACTTCACCACTGTTGGTATGCACTGCACTCTTATTTCATTTAATGTTATTATGGTTACTTGTATAGTTAGATTTACTTGTTTGCAATCGAGCAAAAACTAAAAAGGCTTTCTGCTTTGCTTTAATTGTCTTGTTTGCTTAACTGTGGTATTAGaggattccttttttttttcttcttttttttaagatgTGAACTTCTAGGGTCTTGAGGAGTCTCTTCTAACAAATAAGTCTTCACTCTTCAGTTACATACAAGTGAGTGTTGGTTGATTTTCATGACTCTAGAATTGAAGATCAGCGTGTGCCATCAGAGTTGTCAGTTGCTTATTCCTCCTGTATTCCCACTCTATTGTTGGCCCCCATATTGTGCTAACAGCTCCATGTGATTTAATGTCTAAGCCATGTTCGGTACTATATTCAACTAGCATCcgcctccttttttttttctcagtaTACTACCATACCCCCTAGAGTTCCTTTTCCTGTCACTTGTTTACTTTGATTAAATGCTTGTGCACTTGAAGCTGCACCCTTGTAAAAAGCTACCACAAGTCTAGCTCATGGAATGTGTCACATATATTAGATTCTACGGAATGTAGATGGTTGCCATTTCTTTCAGGCCTAATAGGTACTGGATCCTCTTTCAGGAACCCAGCAGCGTTGAGAAGATTATGGAAATTGATGAGCATATAGGATGTGCTATGAGTGGGTTGATTGCTGATGCCCGTACACTTGTTGAACATGCACGAGTTGAGACTCAGGTATGGTACTTACTAGTGCCATTACACTTTGATATGAAGTCATGTGACTTTTATATTGATATCTGTTACATTCACACAGAACCACAGATTCTCATATGGTGAGCCAATGACAGTAGAATCCACAACACAAGCTCTTTGTGATCTGGCCCTTCGATTTGGTGAAGGAGATGAAGAATCGATGGTACACCTTAATATCTTTTCTGTCTAGTTGTAGCTACTTTAATTTCTTTGTCAGTGATGCTTTTTACTCATCTTGATAAGCAGTAAAGGGGGTGCATACCAAGTATGATTATGTAGTTGTGCATTAACATAGTGTTTGGTTCATCGGAATAGAATAGAGGGGGGGGGGGGAATAAAATTGCTATGTGGTGGTAATAGAATAGAGTCGGAATATGTATTGCTTGGTTTGGTTGATTaaatggaatgaggaatgccatTACTTAATTTGGTTGGTCAAAATGATgttatggaataagcaaaaaatagcttaaaaaaaagattttttgtccttaatataaataagaatgttttattttaaaaaataaaattatttcattaaaataatgtcataaaataatttttttatattaaatataaaacatgCTTTATATGTTAATATGCTTTTAGATAAAATATTGATGTaccacatttaaaatataaatataattattcaatattttatatttagtaatatattaaaaataaaatatgttttaaaatataaaaaagtatttttttctctctctataGATATTTGTTCTCTCCTTCTGTTTCCCTATCCGCTCTACCCTCTCTCTAGTATCTCTCATTGTTTAAGAAAAGCCCAGACCCTAGCCAAAAGCCCAATATTCGATCAGGGCCATTGTTGCACTTTGCCGGCTGTCATTGCTGGCTATCTTCCTATtttctaattatatatatttgtaaaaatcaaattaaaagcatAGATATACTGAAATATTTGTTCGTTTcctttcaacctttttctttgtctgtagccaaaaagaaaaattaggatAGGGCCCTGTGGGATCCCCCCCTCAAAATCGGACATGAGAGTTTCCGCTCATCCGGCTTAAGTAGTTTCCTCAGATCTtgtttttggtcatttttgtGTTGGTTTCCCTTCTAGGGATGTGTGAATGAAATTTTTTGGTTGCATTTttcttgcttttattttttttttggttggcgTAAAATGGGAGCAAGAAACTATTCCAAGACTTCTTGGAATAgccatttaaaaaagaaaagggggGTGTGCCAAATGGCTATTTTGAGACTGGTAAATGAGGCTTGAATAAGCCATTCTGTGAACCAAATGGCTGTGTCATTGTAGTGCGCCATATAGACTCGTAATGGAATGGTTATTCTGTCAAACCAAACAGGTTATAAGTTTCTTTTGCCATTTGATATAGAATTCTATCCATGGCACTACTTTTGATGTGTTTATTCTCACATATAGTCATGCTTTCCTGTGTAGTCCCGACCGTTTGGTGTATCACTTCTCATTGCTGGTCATGATGAGAACGGGCCTAGCTTGTAAGTATCAAATGATTTTTATTGCATTGGCTTTCTCTTGGAACAAAAATTCCCTTTAAACAAATGTGAAAGACTAATGAATTTGTATCACTTGCACTTTTAGGATAATATTATCTCTATTGTGGTTGGTTAATACTCTTAGACATAGAACTGCcatgaagaatgttatctattAACAATTACTGGCACTTTAATTAGAAACAGTCCTGTGGTCTGGTAAGCTGGTTTCCAAATATATTCATTTGCAACTAATATTTCATTATAGATATAAAGGTACATGCTTATTACTCGTTAGTTTTAGATTGTAAAATTTTAAGAAGTTAGAATCGTAACAATGCATCATGTAGAAATTAGAGTAATTCTCTGTATTTCTATATTAATTCAATAGAACATATTACACCTTTATATATACAAATTATGTTTCTAATctaggaaactctaagttaggaaagatactaatattaggagatatgatcccttaaaataagggattgTAACAAAAAGAATATTTTCAGAATCCCTTAACTGAAGGGATGACATATATTTCTATAATTCCTACATTCCCCCTTAAGCTGGAGGATATACATTGTATAATCCCAGCTTAAATAGGAATTTATTGAAAACAGGCTTTGGCAAAGCCTTAGTAAGAATGTCTGCAATCTGTCCTTCTGAAGGAATGTATGAAAGAGTGGTTGTCTTTTTGTTGACTTGGTCAACAATAAAATGCCTATCAATCTCAACATGCTTTGTTCGGTCATGTTGAACTGGGTTCTTGGCAATCTGAATGGCAGATTGTTTATCCACAAAACTTCAAAGTGATCCTCTTGATTAGCGCCaagttcttttaataatttaagtagccAAATTCCTTCGCATATTCCCAAAGCTAGTGCTCTAAATTCAGCTTCAGCACTACTTCTTGAAAGAACAGATTGTTTTTTACTTCTCCAAGTTGTAAGGTTACCCCAAACAAAAGTGCAGTAGCCACTAGTGGATTTTCTTTAAGTGAGATCTCCGACCCAACTAGAGTCTGTAAAAATCTTAACAGTTCTGTCTTGTGTCTTTTTAAACATTAAGCCGTGTCCTGGAGTTTTCTTCAAgtacttgagaattctatttgctGTTGTCATATGCTCTTTAGTAGGATTAGTCATGTgttgacttatcacatttacgggAAAGGCTATATCTGGCCTCGTCAAAGATAAGTAAATTAGTTTCCCAACTAATCTTTGAAATTTCTCTCTGTCTACTAAAGACCCATCTTCTTTGTTGAATCTCAAGTTTGCCTCCATTGGTGTATCAGCTGGCTTACAACCAAGAAAATCAATT
Protein-coding sequences here:
- the LOC107897671 gene encoding proteasome subunit alpha type-5: MFLTRTEYDRGVNTFSPEGRLFQVEYAIEAIKLGSTAIGLKTKEGVVLAVEKRITSPLLEPSSVEKIMEIDEHIGCAMSGLIADARTLVEHARVETQNHRFSYGEPMTVESTTQALCDLALRFGEGDEESMSRPFGVSLLIAGHDENGPSLYYTDPSGTFWQCNAKAIGSGSEGADSSLQEQYNKDLTLQEAETIALSILKQVMEEKVTPNNVDIAKVAPTYHLYTPSEVEAVISRL